One genomic region from Homo sapiens chromosome 17 genomic scaffold, GRCh38.p14 alternate locus group ALT_REF_LOCI_2 HSCHR17_2_CTG5 encodes:
- the ARL17A gene encoding ADP-ribosylation factor-like 17-like isoform e (isoform e is encoded by transcript variant 6): MGNIFEKLFKSLLGKKKMRILILSLDTAGKTTILYKLKLGETVPAVPTVGFCVETVEYKNNTFAVWDVGSHFKIRPLWQHFFQNTKAAHSQSLTS, from the exons ATgggaaacatttttgaaaagctcTTTAAAAGTctacttgggaaaaaaaagatgcGGATTCTTATATTGAGTTTGGATACAGCTGGAAAAACCACCATCTTGTATAAATTGAAGCTGGGGGAGACTGTGCCTGCCGTCCCTACAGTAG GTTTCTGTGTGGAGAcagtagaatataaaaataacacctTCGCTGTCTGGGATGTTGGCAGCCACTTCAAAATCAGACCTCTGTGGCAGCATTTTTTCCAGAACACAAAAG
- the ARL17A gene encoding ADP-ribosylation factor-like 17-like isoform d (isoform d is encoded by transcript variant 5), with amino-acid sequence MGNIFEKLFKSLLGKKKMRILILSLDTAGKTTILYKLKLGETVPAVPTVGFCVETVEYKNNTFAVWDVGSHFKIRPLWQHFFQNTKGS; translated from the exons ATgggaaacatttttgaaaagctcTTTAAAAGTctacttgggaaaaaaaagatgcGGATTCTTATATTGAGTTTGGATACAGCTGGAAAAACCACCATCTTGTATAAATTGAAGCTGGGGGAGACTGTGCCTGCCGTCCCTACAGTAG GTTTCTGTGTGGAGAcagtagaatataaaaataacacctTCGCTGTCTGGGATGTTGGCAGCCACTTCAAAATCAGACCTCTGTGGCAGCATTTTTTCCAGAACACAAAAG